The following proteins come from a genomic window of Chloracidobacterium sp.:
- a CDS encoding response regulator transcription factor: protein MNKVLIIDDDDELCELVSEYLTVEGFETSAVHDGESGLAKAKTGEYDLAILDVMLPKMNGFEVLRELRQTSKLPVIMLTARGDDMERIVGLEIGADDYLPKPFNPRELVARLRAILRRSTVDEAEGHTPEKIVVDDLELSASSRSVKVGGVPVAVTSVEFDLLAALLREAGNVVKKDELSETVLERELSPYDRSLDMHISNLRKKLGARADGTERIKTVRSVGYIYTIV, encoded by the coding sequence ATGAACAAGGTCTTGATAATCGACGACGACGACGAGCTGTGTGAGCTGGTGTCTGAGTACCTTACGGTCGAGGGTTTTGAGACAAGTGCGGTTCACGACGGAGAGTCGGGGCTAGCCAAGGCGAAGACCGGCGAATATGACCTAGCGATCCTGGATGTGATGCTGCCCAAGATGAACGGTTTCGAGGTGCTCCGCGAGCTTCGTCAAACGTCGAAACTGCCGGTCATTATGCTGACCGCGCGGGGCGACGACATGGAGCGGATAGTAGGACTCGAGATCGGAGCGGATGACTATTTGCCAAAGCCCTTCAATCCAAGGGAGCTTGTTGCCCGTTTGCGGGCAATATTGAGGCGGTCAACCGTCGATGAAGCAGAAGGTCATACGCCAGAAAAGATAGTCGTCGATGATCTTGAACTTTCGGCGTCGTCACGATCGGTAAAGGTCGGCGGCGTTCCGGTCGCTGTTACCTCGGTCGAATTCGACCTTCTTGCTGCGCTGCTTCGGGAAGCCGGAAACGTCGTTAAAAAGGACGAACTTAGCGAGACCGTCCTTGAACGCGAACTTTCGCCATACGACCGCAGTCTTGATATGCATATCAGCAACCTTCGCAAAAAGCTGGGGGCTCGGGCCGATGGCACTGAAAGGATAAAAACCGTCAGGTCCGTCGGTTACATCTACACTATCGTATGA
- a CDS encoding Spy/CpxP family protein refolding chaperone codes for MKKGYIAMILVAVLGLGAVFAVAQRAGHNSEGGKGRHFGGHKAGKHGIGMALRGLDLTDEQKAKVKELTDAHKATVEPIKAAVKESRIKMNAATANGAFDEAQVSAIATEQAGLMAKLVVEKERLKAQVHTLLTDDQKAELAERKAKMEERMKDRQQRKAEKAGE; via the coding sequence GTGAAAAAGGGTTACATAGCAATGATACTGGTCGCGGTTCTTGGGCTCGGCGCAGTTTTCGCGGTCGCACAAAGGGCGGGGCATAATTCGGAGGGCGGCAAAGGCCGTCATTTTGGCGGACACAAGGCCGGCAAGCACGGCATCGGCATGGCACTTCGCGGACTCGACCTGACGGACGAGCAGAAAGCAAAGGTCAAGGAATTGACGGATGCACACAAAGCCACTGTCGAGCCGATCAAGGCGGCGGTCAAGGAGTCACGCATAAAAATGAACGCGGCTACGGCGAACGGTGCGTTTGACGAAGCTCAGGTTTCGGCGATCGCAACGGAGCAGGCCGGACTAATGGCCAAACTCGTCGTTGAAAAGGAGCGTCTCAAGGCACAGGTTCACACCTTGCTCACCGACGATCAAAAGGCCGAGCTCGCTGAAAGGAAAGCCAAAATGGAGGAGCGGATGAAAGATCGGCAGCAACGCAAAGCCGAAAAAGCCGGCGAATAG
- the nagA gene encoding N-acetylglucosamine-6-phosphate deacetylase, giving the protein MRSICLLNALCAGEPDPKQSRTIGIKDGLIAEATIEKALHQYDIVIDCNGLTVFPGFIDVHNHGAVGIDVNAADTEGLLEIGKFLAGNGVTAWMPTLVPDTAENYRQAIAAIDGAIERQRDLPVAQAVGVHYEGVFANEKMCGALRPEYFKKFTGSELDELPRLKKGAHMMTFAPEIEGGIELAKELDRQGWIGSIGHTHADVTTLDAARRAGSSHVTHFFNAMTGIHHRETGVAGWALTSPDVTFDIIADGIHVVPTMLEFALRAKSPEKVLLISDSIAPTGLGDGTYALWSEKVIVEGGRTRNERGSIAGSVITMLDAMRNLVAYGFSASEIAQMASANPARLLKFDNRGAIGVGKRADLFGWDEDGHIRFVIIGGRMVENFGSA; this is encoded by the coding sequence ATGAGATCGATCTGTCTATTGAATGCACTTTGCGCGGGCGAACCAGATCCGAAACAGTCACGGACCATCGGGATCAAAGATGGTTTGATCGCAGAAGCCACGATCGAAAAGGCGTTGCACCAGTACGATATCGTTATCGACTGTAACGGCCTGACGGTCTTTCCGGGCTTTATCGACGTACATAATCACGGCGCGGTCGGAATAGACGTGAATGCGGCGGACACCGAAGGTTTGCTGGAGATCGGAAAATTCCTCGCCGGGAACGGCGTGACGGCATGGATGCCAACGCTTGTTCCGGACACCGCCGAGAACTATCGGCAGGCGATAGCCGCTATCGATGGAGCGATCGAAAGACAGCGTGATTTGCCGGTCGCTCAAGCCGTCGGCGTGCATTATGAAGGGGTCTTCGCAAACGAAAAGATGTGCGGTGCGTTGCGGCCCGAATATTTCAAGAAGTTCACCGGTAGCGAGCTCGACGAACTTCCAAGGCTCAAGAAAGGCGCTCACATGATGACCTTTGCTCCTGAGATCGAAGGCGGCATCGAATTGGCGAAGGAGCTGGATCGTCAGGGATGGATCGGCTCGATCGGACATACGCATGCCGATGTGACGACGCTCGATGCGGCTCGTCGTGCCGGCTCATCGCACGTAACACATTTCTTCAATGCCATGACCGGTATCCATCATCGCGAAACCGGCGTTGCGGGATGGGCATTGACGAGCCCTGATGTGACGTTCGATATTATCGCCGACGGGATTCATGTGGTTCCGACAATGCTCGAGTTCGCACTTCGTGCAAAATCGCCTGAAAAGGTTCTGCTCATTAGCGATTCGATCGCTCCGACCGGCTTAGGCGACGGCACATATGCATTGTGGAGCGAAAAGGTGATCGTCGAAGGCGGCAGGACTCGAAATGAGCGGGGAAGTATCGCAGGTTCGGTGATAACTATGCTTGATGCCATGCGCAACCTCGTGGCATATGGGTTTTCTGCGTCCGAGATCGCGCAAATGGCCTCAGCAAATCCAGCACGGCTGCTCAAGTTTGATAATAGAGGTGCGATCGGCGTCGGAAAAAGGGCTGATCTGTTCGGATGGGATGAGGATGGTCATATACGATTTGTGATCATCGGCGGACGTATGGTCGAAAATTTCGGATCCGCCTGA
- a CDS encoding carboxypeptidase regulatory-like domain-containing protein, with the protein MNNKILGSILFVLSFVVFMGSEVSAQEITGSIVGTVRDASGAVVAGATVTITDPSKNNITIRSAVTNSSGEFSAPNLPISTYSVTVESPNFKKAIQTDIKVDVGQRRSVDVTLEAGNIDEVVTVQADAFTVDTTSPASGTVITGDQVREIPINNRNWVQLITLAPGVSNDLADQVYVGTTNPDGQANTVNISVNGARSSQNTFTVDGADVTDRGSNITIQAYPSVDSIGEFRILRSLYPAESGRSGGGQINVVTRSGGKDFSGSAFIFARNEAFNANNFLTNSITGTPPFGRDENGKAKRAPFRYYNYGGTIGGPVYFFNFGEDDGGMFRKWDRTFFFFSAEQRRDRRFTSAVTTSVPDALLRDGIFPIPVCINRTYLSETCTGANILPANTPIPANMINPAALAYLNGIYRQLPLPNNRTVGNPFGLTTQIANEADFRQELFKIDHSVNDKWSMYYRYQQDKIPTLDGNALFSSGSSLPGVSTTSTNSPGKTHTFQTTYAVSPQLIIEGRYNYGYGAILSNNVGLLSLQNTQVPVTLPFVNERDRIPTITGNGFTGLTSFGPYDNFSYKHNFTGGLTYLVGSHTMKFGAVYSLYRKNENALAGNNEGNFSAFPATLVTGQTFPQNYPLPGGGVLTNALTTGVAQNLQRWANFLVGNVSTFTQASFDYTADLRQKALEWYAQDEWRLRRNLTLSIGVRYSFFGSPRDENGRLSNFVPELFNRANSPDVTGAGSRVVNPARNFCGGIIVNSQNYQTAANNCTPTVSPWGEHVIKVSKTDFAPRFGIAWDPFGKGMTSIRTGYGIYHEQVLNGTFLQNIGVNPPYQLNATASNTSLNNPAANAAAAISLVTPSLRAVQSDWNTPYMQHWSLDWQQQLTRRTLVTIGYYGSKGTHLQGLTEKNSLPVGQALASQCAPGNNYVGQAAPFTLVACQQPGYAFRNSATTALQGNTNVVGATAFTDVLILDQLRPYRGYRSIAMVEPRYDSNYHSLQVSAQQSFAGGSFINANYTWSKNLTTSINDRSTSPQNAYDIRSEYQLAAFDRRHILSINYSYEVPFFSKQEGFVGKVLGGWQLSGIVTYNTGIPFTATTSLYDAAGLGIVNTNPAARPNLLCDPNSGGGRTPQQWFNTSCFTTNPPLVTGVFTPVPNVVGNTARGNIEGPPTTRFDITAVKNLRFGERFRLQFRAEAFNVFNQSNFRGLQTNVTSAAFGQVISVRDPRTMQFGLKFNF; encoded by the coding sequence ATGAACAACAAAATTTTGGGTTCGATCCTGTTCGTTCTTTCATTCGTGGTTTTCATGGGCAGCGAAGTAAGCGCTCAAGAGATCACGGGTTCGATAGTCGGAACGGTTCGCGATGCTTCAGGCGCAGTTGTTGCCGGAGCGACGGTCACGATCACGGACCCATCAAAGAACAATATTACGATCCGAAGTGCGGTCACCAACAGCAGTGGTGAGTTCTCAGCACCGAATCTCCCGATCAGTACATATTCGGTCACGGTCGAATCGCCGAATTTCAAAAAAGCGATCCAAACCGATATCAAGGTCGACGTCGGTCAACGCAGGAGCGTAGACGTCACCCTCGAGGCCGGCAACATCGACGAGGTCGTGACGGTCCAGGCTGATGCGTTTACCGTCGATACGACTTCGCCTGCGAGCGGCACCGTGATCACCGGCGATCAGGTTCGCGAGATCCCGATCAACAACCGAAACTGGGTCCAGTTGATCACTCTCGCACCAGGCGTTTCGAACGATCTTGCCGATCAGGTATACGTCGGTACGACCAATCCAGACGGCCAGGCGAACACCGTCAACATCTCGGTCAACGGAGCTCGTTCGAGCCAAAATACCTTCACGGTAGATGGTGCTGACGTGACCGACCGCGGTTCGAATATCACCATTCAGGCCTATCCGAGCGTTGATTCGATCGGCGAGTTTCGCATTCTGCGATCGCTTTATCCGGCTGAATCCGGACGCAGCGGCGGCGGCCAGATCAACGTTGTCACGCGTTCCGGCGGCAAGGACTTTAGTGGAAGTGCCTTCATCTTTGCTCGTAACGAGGCTTTCAATGCCAACAACTTTTTGACGAACAGCATCACAGGCACACCGCCTTTCGGACGAGACGAAAATGGTAAGGCCAAACGAGCACCGTTCAGGTACTACAATTATGGCGGAACGATCGGCGGCCCTGTCTATTTCTTCAATTTTGGTGAGGATGACGGCGGCATGTTCCGCAAATGGGACCGTACATTCTTCTTTTTCTCGGCTGAACAGCGTCGCGACCGGCGTTTTACTTCTGCGGTAACGACGAGCGTCCCCGACGCTCTGCTTCGCGACGGCATCTTCCCGATACCGGTCTGCATTAACCGCACTTATCTCTCCGAGACGTGCACAGGCGCCAACATTCTTCCGGCGAACACGCCGATACCGGCGAACATGATAAATCCGGCGGCTTTGGCCTACTTGAACGGCATCTATCGGCAATTGCCGCTGCCGAACAACAGGACCGTCGGCAATCCGTTCGGACTCACGACACAGATCGCTAACGAAGCCGATTTTCGTCAGGAGCTTTTTAAGATCGACCACAGCGTAAATGACAAATGGTCGATGTATTACCGCTACCAGCAGGACAAGATCCCGACGCTCGACGGTAATGCACTCTTTTCGTCAGGATCGAGTTTGCCCGGCGTTTCGACGACATCGACCAACTCGCCCGGCAAGACACACACGTTTCAGACGACCTATGCGGTCAGCCCTCAGCTGATAATCGAGGGCCGTTACAATTATGGATACGGCGCGATCCTCAGCAACAATGTCGGGTTGCTATCGCTCCAGAACACGCAGGTTCCGGTAACGCTCCCATTCGTGAACGAGCGAGACCGCATACCGACCATCACCGGTAACGGTTTTACGGGCCTGACGAGCTTTGGCCCATATGACAACTTCTCCTATAAGCACAACTTCACTGGCGGTCTGACCTATCTGGTCGGTTCGCACACGATGAAGTTCGGCGCCGTATATTCACTCTACAGAAAGAACGAGAACGCTCTTGCGGGCAACAACGAGGGGAATTTCAGTGCGTTTCCGGCGACGCTTGTTACCGGCCAGACATTCCCGCAAAACTATCCTTTGCCTGGCGGGGGCGTTTTGACCAACGCATTGACCACTGGGGTCGCGCAAAATCTGCAGCGGTGGGCAAATTTCCTCGTAGGCAACGTATCGACGTTCACACAGGCGAGCTTCGACTATACCGCCGATCTCCGGCAGAAAGCTCTCGAATGGTATGCCCAGGACGAATGGCGCTTGCGGCGAAATCTGACTCTTTCGATCGGTGTCCGATACTCTTTCTTCGGGTCGCCGCGAGACGAGAACGGACGACTTTCAAACTTCGTTCCGGAGCTCTTCAACCGTGCGAATTCACCGGATGTTACCGGTGCGGGCAGCCGAGTTGTGAACCCTGCACGTAATTTCTGCGGCGGAATAATCGTCAATTCGCAGAACTACCAAACAGCAGCGAACAACTGCACGCCGACGGTCTCGCCATGGGGCGAACACGTCATCAAGGTCTCTAAGACCGACTTTGCTCCGCGATTCGGAATTGCATGGGATCCATTCGGCAAAGGCATGACCTCGATCCGAACCGGTTATGGCATCTATCATGAGCAGGTCCTTAATGGTACGTTCCTGCAGAATATCGGTGTCAATCCTCCGTACCAGTTGAATGCGACCGCTTCGAACACGAGCCTCAATAATCCGGCGGCGAATGCAGCCGCGGCGATATCGCTCGTAACGCCGAGTCTGCGTGCGGTTCAGTCTGACTGGAACACACCCTACATGCAGCATTGGTCACTCGATTGGCAGCAGCAGCTGACGCGTCGGACGCTTGTCACGATCGGCTACTACGGTTCGAAAGGTACCCACCTTCAGGGCCTGACCGAAAAGAACAGCTTGCCCGTGGGCCAGGCCCTCGCATCGCAATGCGCGCCGGGCAACAATTATGTCGGCCAGGCCGCTCCCTTCACGCTTGTTGCCTGCCAACAGCCCGGATACGCTTTCCGCAATTCGGCCACGACGGCTCTGCAAGGAAACACGAACGTCGTTGGTGCGACCGCCTTCACCGATGTTTTAATACTCGATCAGCTTCGGCCTTATCGCGGTTACCGTTCGATCGCTATGGTCGAGCCGCGGTATGACTCGAACTACCACAGCCTGCAGGTCTCGGCACAGCAGTCGTTTGCCGGGGGTTCGTTCATAAATGCGAATTACACGTGGTCAAAGAACCTTACGACGAGCATCAACGACCGATCAACGTCACCGCAAAATGCGTACGACATCCGAAGCGAATATCAGTTGGCCGCATTCGATCGGCGACATATTCTCTCGATCAACTATTCGTACGAGGTTCCTTTCTTCAGCAAGCAGGAAGGGTTTGTTGGTAAGGTGCTCGGCGGTTGGCAGTTGTCAGGAATAGTCACATACAATACGGGCATCCCGTTTACGGCAACAACCTCGCTGTATGATGCGGCCGGACTTGGCATTGTGAACACGAACCCTGCGGCCCGGCCGAACCTGCTGTGCGATCCGAATTCGGGCGGCGGACGGACACCGCAGCAGTGGTTCAACACTAGTTGTTTCACTACGAATCCGCCGCTTGTCACCGGCGTATTTACGCCCGTGCCTAACGTCGTCGGTAATACCGCTCGCGGTAATATCGAAGGGCCGCCGACAACGCGTTTCGACATCACGGCGGTCAAGAATCTGCGTTTCGGAGAGCGATTCCGATTGCAGTTCAGGGCCGAGGCCTTCAACGTGTTCAATCAGTCAAACTTCCGCGGTCTGCAAACCAATGTTACGAGTGCCGCATTCGGCCAGGTGATATCGGTTCGCGATCCGCGTACGATGCAGTTCGGTCTGAAGTTCAACTTCTGA
- a CDS encoding DUF1343 domain-containing protein — translation MSVRFSSLRKSGVFRSLVFSVRLFVLAGSLSFMTAAQGLPLAAPASVGMNAAKLDQIEQIVLADIADKKLPGAVVIVGRKGKIVYRKAFGNRSLVPTVEKMTVDTIFDVASLTKPVATATSIMILVEQGKLRLNDTVGKFIPDIDDESAKRVTIQQLLTHTSGYRPDFDLGEKWTGRDGMLAALKKEKLRNPPGTRFVYSDIGFIVLGEILHRITKSGVSTFFQESVYTPIIGPRDLLNRGRTFFHPYRAAFVDMPVGFVSEYGDVTKDVAFYRRHKSSVAPTENIRGQDSYLGSKFEGDETSGKEILRGRVHDPTSYRMGGVAGHAGLFSTADDLARYAQMLLNGGVAPASTGRNPSGSEGVSGRRKYTLPTGGVSASSGQRVLSAQTIAKMTQPYVVAEDGSARGLGWDMNTSFSANRGDLFPLGSFGHTGFTGTGIWIDPTSQTFYVFLSNRVHPDGKGDVTPLRGKVATIVASAIEDLPIEKWKEAEAKFNAAVAAQVPGFVARAEAARRQAGGTQSVHTLTVLNGIDILEKTNFKELEGKKIGLVTNHTGRNLAGKSTIDILHEAKNVDLVSIFAPEHGIRGELDTEKIDDTKDEKTGLPVYSLYKDGMRRPKQEQLQGLDAIVYDIQDIGARFYTYTATLKNVMEEAAKAKIPVYVLDRPNPINGNEVEGSLAEEDKLSFIAAHTIPVRYGLTIGELGQMMNAERKIGADLRVVKMEGWSRSMWFDETGQTWVNPSPNMRSLTQATLYPGIGLLETTNLSVGRGTDTPFEVIGAPWLDGRRLAQYLNERNNPGVRFVPVRFKPKASVFKDEDLGGVNIVITDRSRFNSVRTGIEIAAAIRKFYPAEWQADRYLRLLVNQDVLDRLKRGETPEQIERSWQAALTEFGRRRASYLLYK, via the coding sequence ATGAGCGTTCGCTTTTCAAGTTTAAGGAAGTCAGGTGTGTTCCGCAGCCTTGTGTTTTCGGTGAGGCTTTTTGTTCTCGCGGGATCGCTTTCTTTTATGACCGCTGCCCAGGGGCTGCCGCTGGCCGCGCCGGCTTCGGTCGGGATGAACGCGGCGAAGCTGGATCAGATCGAGCAGATCGTACTTGCTGACATCGCTGATAAGAAACTTCCTGGAGCGGTCGTTATCGTCGGACGCAAAGGGAAGATCGTATATAGAAAGGCGTTCGGCAACCGCTCGCTTGTACCGACGGTCGAGAAGATGACGGTCGATACGATCTTCGATGTCGCGTCGCTGACCAAGCCCGTTGCGACCGCTACGTCGATAATGATCCTTGTCGAACAGGGCAAGCTCCGGCTGAACGATACGGTCGGCAAGTTCATCCCCGATATCGACGACGAGTCCGCCAAACGTGTCACTATCCAGCAGCTCCTAACTCACACCTCCGGCTACCGCCCCGATTTCGATCTCGGTGAAAAATGGACCGGCCGCGACGGAATGCTCGCGGCGTTGAAGAAGGAGAAGCTTCGTAACCCGCCAGGGACGAGGTTTGTTTATTCGGATATCGGCTTCATTGTGTTGGGGGAGATTCTACATCGGATCACAAAATCCGGGGTCAGTACTTTTTTCCAAGAATCGGTCTACACACCGATAATTGGTCCACGCGACCTTCTCAACCGAGGACGCACTTTCTTCCACCCGTATCGCGCTGCGTTCGTTGACATGCCTGTCGGATTTGTCAGTGAGTACGGTGACGTTACCAAGGATGTAGCTTTTTATCGACGCCACAAGTCATCCGTCGCGCCTACGGAAAACATTAGGGGCCAAGATAGTTATCTTGGTTCGAAATTTGAGGGAGACGAAACCTCCGGCAAAGAAATTCTTCGCGGGCGGGTGCACGATCCGACCTCGTACCGAATGGGTGGTGTCGCTGGTCACGCCGGGCTCTTCTCGACCGCCGACGATCTCGCTCGCTACGCGCAGATGCTCTTGAACGGCGGCGTGGCTCCGGCCTCCACAGGCAGAAACCCGAGCGGTAGCGAGGGTGTCTCTGGCAGGCGTAAGTACACCCTCCCTACAGGTGGGGTTTCCGCCTCTAGCGGGCAGCGTGTCCTCTCCGCTCAGACAATCGCGAAGATGACGCAGCCGTATGTGGTTGCGGAGGACGGGTCGGCACGCGGGCTTGGGTGGGACATGAACACGTCGTTCTCGGCTAACCGTGGCGATCTGTTTCCGCTGGGGTCGTTCGGCCACACGGGATTCACCGGCACCGGCATCTGGATCGACCCAACGTCGCAGACGTTCTACGTCTTCCTCTCTAACCGCGTCCATCCAGACGGCAAAGGCGACGTGACCCCGCTCCGCGGGAAAGTCGCGACCATCGTCGCATCCGCGATCGAAGACCTCCCGATCGAGAAATGGAAAGAGGCCGAAGCGAAGTTCAACGCGGCGGTCGCGGCACAGGTGCCGGGATTTGTCGCTCGGGCCGAAGCGGCTCGCCGGCAAGCGGGCGGGACGCAGTCCGTACATACTTTGACGGTTTTGAACGGCATCGACATTCTCGAAAAGACCAACTTTAAGGAGCTCGAAGGCAAGAAGATCGGCTTGGTAACAAATCACACCGGACGGAATCTGGCAGGGAAATCGACGATCGATATCTTGCATGAAGCGAAGAACGTCGACCTCGTCTCGATCTTTGCACCCGAGCACGGAATACGCGGTGAGCTTGATACGGAGAAGATCGACGATACGAAGGACGAGAAGACCGGGCTGCCGGTTTACTCGCTCTATAAGGACGGCATGCGTCGGCCAAAGCAGGAGCAGTTGCAGGGGCTCGACGCGATCGTCTACGACATTCAGGACATCGGAGCGAGATTCTACACTTACACCGCGACGCTCAAGAATGTGATGGAGGAAGCCGCGAAGGCGAAGATCCCGGTGTATGTTCTCGACCGGCCCAACCCCATCAACGGTAATGAGGTCGAAGGCTCGCTTGCGGAGGAAGACAAACTATCGTTCATCGCTGCTCACACCATTCCTGTCCGCTACGGCCTGACGATCGGCGAGCTTGGCCAGATGATGAACGCCGAGCGGAAGATCGGAGCCGACCTTCGCGTCGTCAAGATGGAAGGCTGGTCGCGGTCGATGTGGTTCGACGAAACGGGGCAGACGTGGGTGAACCCGTCGCCGAATATGCGTTCGCTGACGCAGGCGACGCTCTATCCGGGCATCGGACTGCTCGAGACCACGAACCTCAGCGTCGGACGCGGGACCGATACGCCCTTTGAGGTCATCGGAGCTCCTTGGCTCGATGGCAGGCGGTTGGCTCAATATCTGAATGAGAGAAATAATCCCGGCGTGCGGTTCGTTCCTGTCCGGTTCAAACCGAAAGCATCCGTCTTTAAGGACGAAGACCTCGGCGGCGTCAATATCGTGATCACGGATCGTTCGCGGTTCAATTCGGTCAGAACCGGCATCGAGATCGCAGCGGCGATCAGAAAGTTCTATCCGGCGGAGTGGCAGGCGGACCGATATTTGAGGTTGCTCGTAAACCAAGATGTGCTTGACCGATTAAAAAGGGGTGAAACGCCCGAACAGATCGAAAGATCCTGGCAGGCGGCATTGACAGAATTCGGCCGCCGTCGGGCATCATATTTGCTTTATAAGTAG
- a CDS encoding LysR family transcriptional regulator, with protein sequence MEIRQLKAFLAIAEAKTFTAGARRVNVTQAAISMQIRQLEDEVGLQLFTRTPRRVILTEAGEYLLERARKILREHDSALAEIAEVAGAEYGRLRIGSASGTFAMNQLPAIMHKLKEKFPNSELTVSSGTSQKLVDKIMHGEIDTAFVSLPVDNLNISTESLFSDEIVAIAHPKHPLAKEKYISAATLAGESLILGERGGNTRRMIDEFFNAANVRPNITMELSRQEAINMMVENNLGVGMTGAKSVAKEIREGRLVSWLIEGAEIKWELGLARLRGGHFSPIGKEFVRLCKESFAEREKELKAKR encoded by the coding sequence ATGGAGATACGACAGTTAAAAGCATTTCTGGCGATCGCAGAGGCTAAGACGTTTACCGCCGGAGCACGCCGCGTGAATGTGACCCAGGCCGCGATCTCGATGCAGATCCGTCAGCTTGAGGACGAGGTCGGCTTACAGCTTTTTACCCGCACGCCACGCCGCGTGATATTGACCGAAGCCGGCGAATACCTGCTCGAACGGGCTCGAAAGATACTTCGCGAACATGATTCGGCACTTGCAGAGATCGCCGAGGTAGCAGGTGCGGAATACGGACGACTGCGGATAGGCTCTGCATCCGGCACTTTTGCGATGAATCAACTGCCGGCGATTATGCATAAGCTGAAAGAGAAGTTTCCGAATTCCGAGCTGACGGTTTCATCGGGAACTAGCCAGAAACTTGTCGATAAGATCATGCACGGCGAGATCGATACAGCCTTCGTTTCGCTGCCGGTCGATAATCTCAACATCAGTACCGAATCGCTGTTTTCGGACGAGATAGTAGCCATCGCCCATCCAAAGCACCCGCTCGCAAAAGAGAAATATATCAGCGCTGCAACTCTCGCAGGCGAAAGCCTCATCCTCGGAGAACGCGGCGGCAACACGCGCCGGATGATCGACGAATTTTTCAATGCGGCCAACGTTCGCCCAAACATCACGATGGAACTTTCGCGTCAAGAGGCGATCAATATGATGGTCGAGAACAACCTCGGTGTCGGGATGACCGGTGCGAAATCGGTCGCGAAGGAGATCCGCGAAGGCAGGCTCGTTTCGTGGCTGATCGAAGGTGCCGAGATCAAATGGGAACTTGGCCTGGCGCGTCTGCGAGGCGGCCATTTCTCGCCGATCGGGAAAGAGTTTGTAAGATTATGCAAGGAGAGTTTTGCTGAGCGGGAAAAAGAACTCAAGGCCAAGAGGTAG
- the murQ gene encoding N-acetylmuramic acid 6-phosphate etherase, whose protein sequence is MLPITEQENPKTVNIDEVSTIEALRLINEEDKLVAIAVERVLPQIADTTDRIVGRLQNGGRLFYVGTGTSGRLGVLDASEIPPTYGVSYDLVQGIIAGGWDALYKASEASEDNKQAGANDLIDRGVNGKDAVVGVAASGRTPYTIGAVEYARSIGCFTACIVCNPESAITKAVDVAIVPVVGPEAITGSTRMKSGTAQKLVLNMISTVTMIRLGYVKGNRMTNVKPSNEKLRDRSLRILMAEAGLDETAAGELLETAGGDLRVALVMHKGSVDRETAESALQRSDHVVERSLELLSAQQ, encoded by the coding sequence ATGCTTCCGATCACTGAACAAGAGAATCCAAAAACGGTCAATATCGACGAAGTTTCTACGATCGAAGCGCTGCGGCTGATCAACGAAGAAGACAAACTGGTCGCGATCGCGGTCGAGAGGGTTTTGCCGCAGATCGCCGATACGACCGATAGGATCGTCGGCCGCCTGCAGAACGGCGGACGGTTATTTTATGTTGGCACCGGCACGAGCGGACGGCTCGGGGTGCTGGACGCGTCGGAGATACCGCCGACGTACGGCGTTTCGTATGATCTCGTTCAGGGGATCATTGCAGGCGGCTGGGACGCACTTTATAAAGCCAGCGAGGCGAGCGAGGATAACAAACAGGCGGGTGCCAATGATCTTATCGACCGAGGGGTCAACGGTAAGGACGCAGTTGTCGGCGTCGCCGCTTCGGGGAGGACTCCGTATACGATCGGAGCTGTTGAATATGCCCGAAGCATAGGCTGCTTTACGGCTTGTATCGTCTGCAACCCCGAATCGGCGATAACCAAGGCAGTCGATGTCGCTATCGTGCCGGTAGTTGGCCCCGAGGCCATCACCGGCTCGACCCGGATGAAATCCGGCACCGCCCAAAAACTGGTGCTCAATATGATCTCGACCGTCACGATGATCCGGCTTGGCTATGTCAAAGGCAATCGCATGACGAACGTAAAGCCGTCGAACGAAAAACTCCGCGACCGCAGCCTGCGTATCCTGATGGCAGAAGCCGGGCTTGATGAGACCGCAGCAGGAGAGTTGCTTGAAACCGCCGGCGGCGACCTCCGCGTCGCTCTCGTTATGCACAAGGGGTCAGTCGACAGAGAAACCGCAGAAAGTGCCTTACAGCGTTCGGATCATGTTGTTGAAAGATCGCTCGAATTGTTGTCCGCTCAGCAGTGA